A genomic stretch from Desulfoplanes formicivorans includes:
- a CDS encoding FAD-linked oxidase C-terminal domain-containing protein: MITPSLIKELKALLGNDNVMDSEVDRVSYSYDSAVLESVVPELVVRPVNSETLGKVVSLCNENRIPMTVRGSGTNLSGGTIPSSTHGMVVLTNGLNKILEINEDDLYAVVQPGVVTATFAAAVAAKGLFYPPDPGSMAVSTLGGNVAENAGGLRGLKYGVTKDYVMGVDFWDVNGNLIKSGSRTVKCVTGYNLGGLMVASEGTLGVFDQIILKLVPPPAASRAMLAVFDNMAKASETVSAIIAEKIVPCTLEFLDNFTIRTVEDYSRAGLPTDAEALLLIEVDGHPAQVEEEAQKIMSLCTRLGASSVTAAQNAQEKATIWQARRDALPALARLKPTTVLEDATVPRSQIPAMIAAIQSIGKKYDLTIGIFGHAGDGNLHPTILCDKRDKKEFGKVEQAVDEIFEHALALKGTLSGEHGIGIAKSKFMEHEVSRATLGFCRHLKTSLDPHGILNPGKIIGG, from the coding sequence ATGATCACACCATCACTTATCAAGGAACTCAAGGCCCTGCTCGGAAACGACAATGTTATGGACAGCGAGGTCGACCGCGTCTCCTATTCATATGATTCGGCCGTACTCGAAAGCGTTGTCCCCGAACTGGTGGTCCGTCCCGTCAACAGCGAAACCCTGGGCAAGGTGGTCAGCCTGTGCAACGAGAACCGCATCCCCATGACGGTACGGGGTTCGGGAACCAACCTGAGTGGGGGCACCATTCCCTCGTCCACCCACGGCATGGTTGTGTTGACCAATGGACTCAACAAGATTCTGGAAATCAACGAAGATGACCTGTACGCGGTGGTTCAGCCTGGCGTGGTCACGGCCACCTTTGCTGCGGCTGTGGCTGCCAAGGGCCTGTTCTACCCCCCTGATCCCGGAAGCATGGCCGTGTCCACCCTGGGGGGCAACGTGGCCGAGAACGCAGGAGGGCTTCGGGGACTCAAGTACGGCGTGACCAAGGACTACGTCATGGGCGTGGATTTCTGGGATGTGAACGGCAACCTTATCAAATCCGGCTCCCGAACGGTCAAATGCGTGACCGGTTACAACCTGGGGGGACTGATGGTCGCTTCCGAAGGGACTTTGGGCGTTTTTGATCAGATTATCCTGAAACTTGTCCCGCCTCCGGCCGCGTCCAGGGCCATGCTCGCCGTATTCGACAATATGGCCAAGGCTTCGGAAACCGTATCCGCCATCATTGCCGAAAAAATCGTGCCCTGTACCCTGGAATTTCTGGACAACTTCACCATCAGAACCGTTGAGGACTATTCCAGGGCCGGACTGCCAACGGATGCCGAAGCCCTGCTTCTCATAGAGGTGGACGGACATCCTGCCCAGGTGGAGGAAGAGGCCCAGAAAATCATGAGCCTGTGTACCCGACTGGGAGCATCCAGCGTGACCGCAGCCCAAAACGCCCAGGAAAAGGCAACCATCTGGCAGGCCCGGCGCGACGCCCTGCCCGCTTTGGCTCGACTCAAGCCAACAACCGTCCTTGAAGACGCCACCGTGCCCCGCAGCCAGATTCCGGCCATGATCGCGGCCATCCAATCCATAGGCAAAAAGTACGACCTGACCATCGGCATCTTCGGACATGCGGGCGATGGCAACCTGCACCCGACCATTTTATGCGACAAGCGGGACAAAAAGGAATTTGGCAAAGTCGAGCAGGCCGTGGATGAAATTTTCGAACACGCCCTGGCCCTCAAGGGAACCCTTTCCGGAGAACACGGCATAGGCATCGCCAAAAGCAAATTCATGGAACACGAGGTTTCCCGGGCAACCCTTGGCTTCTGTCGCCACCTGAAAACATCCCTTGATCCTCACGGTATTCTCAACCCGGGCAAAAT